The DNA segment CGAGCGCTCCTACGCGCCCACCATCGGCGGCATGGCCAACCACCTGGCCACCCTGCGCACCAGCGACGGCTACGAGCGCTTCCTCGCCCGTACCAAGGACCTGCTGGACCGCACCCCGGTCGTCGGCCGCCCGCTCTACGACACCCTGCACGGCGCCAAGAAGGGCCTGAAGGACTTCATCGCCCCGCAGGGCATGTTCGAGGACCTCGGCCTGAAGTACGTCGGCCCGATCGACGGCCACGACATCGAGGCGCTGGAGTCGGCGCTGGCGCGCGCCAAGCGGTTCGGCGGCCCGGTCATCGTGCACTGCCTCACCGAGAAGGGCCGCGGTTACCAGCCCGCCCTCCAGGACGAGGCCGACCGCTTCCACGCGGTGGGCAAGATCCACCCCGACACCGGCCTGCCCATCGCCTCCTCCGGCGCCGACTGGACCTCCGTCTTCGGCGAGGAGATGGTGAAGCTCGGCGAGGAGCGCGAGGACATCGTCGCGATCACCGCGGCCATGCTCCAGCCGGTCGGCCTGGACAAGTTCGCCAAGCGCTTCCCCGAGCGCGTCTACGACGTCGGCATCGCCGAGCAGCACGGCGCGGTCTCCGCGGCCGGCCTCGCGCACGGCGGGGTGCACCCGGTCTTCGCGGTGTACGCCACCTTCCTCAACCGCGCCTTCGACCAGGTCCTGATGGACGTCGCCCTGCACAAGTGCGGCGTGACCTTCGTGCTGGACCGCGCCGGTGTCACCGGCACCGACGGCGCCTCCCACAACGGCATGTGGGACATGTCGATCCTCCAGGTCGTGCCCGGCCTCCGGCTCGCCGCCCCGCGCGACGCCGACCAGGTCCGCGCCCAGCTGCGCGAGGCCGTCGCCGTCGAGGACGCGCCGACCGTGGTCCGCTTCTCCAAGGGCGCCGTCGGCCCCGCCGTACCGGCCGTGCGCCGGGTGGGCGGCATGGACGTGCTGCGCGAGCCGGGCACCGAGCGCCCGGACGTGCTGCTGGTGTCGGTCGGCGCGCTCGCCCCGATGTGCCTGGAGATCGCCGGCCTGCTCGACAAGCAGGGCATCTCCACCACCGTGGTCGACCCCCGCTGGGTCAAGCCGGTGGACGAGGCGATGGCCCCGCTGGCCGAACGGCACCGGGTCGTCGTCACCGTCGAGGACAACAGCCGCGTCGGCGGTGTCGGCTCCGCGATCGCCCAGGCGCTGCGCGACGCGGGCGTGGACATGCCGCTGCGCGACTTCGGCATCCCGCCCCGCTTCCTCGACCACGCCTCGCGCGCCGAGGTCATGGCCGAGATCGGGCTCACCGCCCCCGACATCGCCCGCCAGGTCACCGGTCTGGTCGCGAAGATCGACGGCCGCTTCGGGCAGGACACGGACGCCACGGACGCCATGGACTCGGTGGAGTCCGCGCGCGAGTAGTACCCGAACGCCACGCTCCCGGGCCGGTTCTGCTGCCTTCTCAGGTGGCGGAACCGGCCCGGTTGCGTGAACCTGCCATTGCCGGGGCACACGCACCCCGACCCTCTCGATCATGTCGAGGACGACAAGCGTGGGAGGTAGGTACGTGAGTACGCTCTTCCGTACGAAGAACGTCGAGCAGTCCATCCGGGACACCGAGGAACCGGAGCATTCGCTCAAGAAGTCCCTCTCCGCCCTCGACCTGACCGTGTTCGGTGTCGGTGTCATCATCGGCACCGGCATTTTCGTGCTGACCGGCCAGGTGGCCAAGAACAGCGCGGGCCCGGCGGTGGCCATCTCCTTCGTCGTCGCCGGTGTGGTCTGCGGCCTGGCGGCGCTCTGCTACGCAGAGTTCGCCTCGACGGTCCCGGTCGCGGGGTCGGCGTACACCTTCTCGTACGCCTCGCTCGGTGAACTGCCCGCCTGGACCATCGGGTGGGACCTGGTGCTGGAGTTCGCGCTCGGCACGGCGGTGGTGGCGGTCGGCTGGTCCGGGTACATCCGGTCGCTGTTCGACAGCTGGGGCTGGCACCTGCCGGCGTACCTGTCCGGGCGGGACGGCGCGAGCGGGTTCGGCTTCGACATCCTGGCGGCGGCCCTGGTGCTGCTGCTCACCTGCGTGCTGGTCGTCGGCATGAAGCTGTCCGCGCGGATCACCTCGGCGGTCGTCGCGATCAAGGTGATCGTCGTCCTCATCGTGATCGTGGCGGGCGCGTTCTTCGTGACCGGCGACAACTACAAGCCGTTCATCCCGCCGTCCCAGCCGCAGGAGGCGGGCGGCGACCTCAAGGCGCCGCTGATCCAGCTGATGTTCGGCTGGGCCCCGGCCAACTTCG comes from the Streptomyces seoulensis genome and includes:
- the dxs gene encoding 1-deoxy-D-xylulose-5-phosphate synthase, with product MPLLTRITGPRDLDRLSLEELNQLAEEIRTFLVEAVSKTGGHLGPNLGVVELTLALHRVFHSPADKVLWDTGHQSYVHKLLTGRQDFSRLKMKGGLSGYPAQSESEHDVIENSHASTVLGWADGIAKANELKKSDDRVVAVIGDGALTGGMAWEALNNIAEAKDRPLVIVVNDNERSYAPTIGGMANHLATLRTSDGYERFLARTKDLLDRTPVVGRPLYDTLHGAKKGLKDFIAPQGMFEDLGLKYVGPIDGHDIEALESALARAKRFGGPVIVHCLTEKGRGYQPALQDEADRFHAVGKIHPDTGLPIASSGADWTSVFGEEMVKLGEEREDIVAITAAMLQPVGLDKFAKRFPERVYDVGIAEQHGAVSAAGLAHGGVHPVFAVYATFLNRAFDQVLMDVALHKCGVTFVLDRAGVTGTDGASHNGMWDMSILQVVPGLRLAAPRDADQVRAQLREAVAVEDAPTVVRFSKGAVGPAVPAVRRVGGMDVLREPGTERPDVLLVSVGALAPMCLEIAGLLDKQGISTTVVDPRWVKPVDEAMAPLAERHRVVVTVEDNSRVGGVGSAIAQALRDAGVDMPLRDFGIPPRFLDHASRAEVMAEIGLTAPDIARQVTGLVAKIDGRFGQDTDATDAMDSVESARE